The genomic DNA AGAAAACGGCCGGGCAGGAATTCCATGGACAGGTAGTAGACCCTCTTGACCATGGAGTCGTAATAGGCCCGCTGGGTGTCGAGCCAGCCCCGGATAAGCCTTTCCCTGACGCTGTAGGCCAGCCCATTGTAATAGCGGTACTTGTTCGGGGGATGAGCCTCGTAGCCCAGAGTGGCCTCGATGTGGCGAAGGATGTCGTCGGGCAGGGATTCGAGGCTGCGGCCGGGACAGGGGCATTGATCGGAGGCCATGGTCAACTCCTGTAATGACGGATTTTCAAAGGCATGGACAAACCATCAATGACTGAAAAATCTTCTCAGGACAAGCCTTGAACCGAACCGAAGGGCGAGACGGGTCGTGAGGTGATTCTCGAAAATAATGCCTGGGCCCCGGTCTCAGGCGATCCAGCGGTTCCTGATGTTGGCCAGACTGGCCGCGAACAGGCCAGCGCAGAACAGGGCCAGGAGAGCGAAGTCCAGGGCCAGGGGCAAGGCGTGGCCGCCGTGGACCGAGCCGTGGAGGAGGTCGGCCCCGTAGGTCAGGGGCAGGGCGTAGGACAGGGGCTTGAGGAAGATCGGCAGGCGGTCGATGGGAAAGAAGAGGCCGCAGAGAAAGATCATGGGGAACCGGAAGAAGTTGGAGAAGGTCTGGGCCTCGAAAACCTCGCTGACGGCCACGGCGATGAACAGGCCCAGAAAGGTCGAGGCCACGGCGATGAGAACCACGGTGGGGACCAGGACCGTCCAGACCACCGGGGACAGGTCGACCAGGAACGAGGCCATGACGACG from Deltaproteobacteria bacterium includes the following:
- a CDS encoding ABC transporter permease translates to MKLWIAFWNILAKDMRTYYLKPPNVSWGIIFPLAWTGMFFIRSGQGPESILGILPGVVAISILFGTTSMLAVTVTFERKNRSFERLLLAPVPFEILMLAKTSGAILFGVANAFVPVVMASFLVDLSPVVWTVLVPTVVLIAVASTFLGLFIAVAVSEVFEAQTFSNFFRFPMIFLCGLFFPIDRLPIFLKPLSYALPLTYGADLLHGSVHGGHALPLALDFALLALFCAGLFAASLANIRNRWIA